One genomic region from Parerythrobacter aestuarii encodes:
- a CDS encoding ATP-binding protein, producing the protein MTDMGNQDIRAAAPAGQAQGKPVDNTAKPIGVVLEIAGSGSQIALDLQRLNECMKDQDPSVALAGQVGSQIKIKVGNSWLLASVRNQRQDRRQNGGIIANIDFLGEGQEEKLTGRIHSFKRGVTRYPVPGAYIYPASTADLKMVYASDGRSNIQIGTVYPTKDIRAGLYVDAMLGKHFALLGSTGTGKSTSAALILHRICEAAPAGHILMIDPHGEYSAAFKNTGLILDVSNLQMPYWLMNFQEHCEVLLTTTGNDRQTDEDILAKCLLKARQKNRLAELLGKITVDSPIPYLLSDLSAAVADEMGKLDKAHSSAPYMRIKTKLEELKGDPRYQFMFSGMLVGDTMAEFISKIFRMPSDGKPIAIIDVSGVPSDITSTVVAVLSRLVFDYAIWAREERTRPILLVCEEAHRYVPSEKNADGSSVGDILSRIAKEGRKYGISLGLITQRPSDLAEGVLSQCGTIISMRLNNERDQAFVKAAMPEGARGFLDSIPALRNRECIVCGEGVAIPIRVSFDNLEESKRPASEDPSFIELWNQSGGEEDSVGRVVQRWRAQG; encoded by the coding sequence ATGACTGACATGGGCAACCAGGATATCCGCGCGGCTGCGCCTGCCGGACAGGCGCAGGGCAAACCCGTCGACAACACCGCCAAGCCCATTGGCGTCGTGCTGGAGATCGCCGGTTCGGGCTCGCAGATCGCGCTTGACCTGCAGCGGCTCAATGAATGCATGAAGGACCAGGATCCTTCGGTCGCCCTTGCCGGCCAGGTCGGTAGCCAGATCAAGATCAAGGTTGGCAACAGCTGGCTGCTGGCGAGCGTCCGAAACCAGCGCCAGGACCGGCGCCAGAACGGCGGGATCATTGCCAACATCGACTTCCTTGGTGAAGGCCAGGAAGAGAAGCTCACCGGTCGCATTCACAGCTTCAAGCGCGGGGTCACCCGGTATCCTGTCCCCGGAGCCTATATCTACCCGGCCAGCACGGCCGACCTGAAAATGGTTTACGCTAGCGATGGGCGCTCCAACATCCAGATCGGCACAGTCTATCCGACCAAGGATATTCGCGCCGGGCTTTATGTGGACGCCATGCTGGGCAAGCACTTCGCGCTGCTCGGCTCCACCGGTACCGGTAAGTCGACCAGCGCCGCGCTGATCCTGCACCGGATCTGCGAAGCAGCGCCCGCCGGGCATATCCTGATGATCGACCCGCACGGCGAGTATTCGGCGGCTTTCAAGAACACCGGTCTCATCCTCGACGTGTCGAACCTGCAGATGCCATACTGGCTGATGAACTTCCAGGAACACTGCGAAGTGCTGCTGACCACGACCGGCAACGATCGGCAAACCGACGAAGACATCCTCGCCAAATGCCTGCTCAAGGCGCGGCAGAAGAACCGGCTGGCCGAGTTGTTGGGCAAGATCACTGTCGACTCGCCGATTCCCTACCTGCTGTCTGACCTCTCAGCCGCCGTTGCAGACGAGATGGGCAAGTTGGACAAGGCGCACTCCTCGGCGCCCTACATGCGCATCAAGACCAAGCTCGAAGAGCTCAAGGGCGACCCGCGCTACCAGTTCATGTTCTCCGGCATGCTGGTGGGCGACACCATGGCCGAGTTCATTTCCAAGATCTTCCGCATGCCGAGCGACGGCAAGCCGATCGCGATCATCGACGTGTCCGGCGTCCCCTCGGACATCACCAGCACCGTGGTGGCAGTGCTCAGCCGCCTGGTCTTCGACTACGCGATCTGGGCCCGCGAAGAGCGCACGCGGCCGATCCTGCTGGTCTGCGAGGAAGCGCACCGCTACGTGCCGAGCGAGAAGAACGCCGATGGCTCGTCGGTTGGCGACATCCTCAGCCGTATCGCCAAGGAAGGCCGTAAGTACGGTATCTCTCTGGGCCTCATCACCCAGCGTCCGTCCGACCTTGCCGAAGGCGTGTTGTCGCAGTGCGGCACCATCATCTCGATGCGTCTCAACAACGAGCGCGACCAGGCCTTCGTGAAAGCCGCCATGCCCGAAGGCGCGCGCGGTTTCCTCGATTCCATCCCCGCACTGCGCAACCGCGAATGCATCGTCTGCGGCGAAGGTGTGGCGATCCCGATCCGCGTCTCGTTCGACAATCTCGAAGAGTCCAAGCGTCCGGCGTCGGAAGACCCGAGCTTCATCGAGCTGTGGAACCAGAGCGGCGGCGAAGAGGATTCGGTCGGGCGCGTGGTCCAGAGGTGGCGCGCTCAAGGATAG
- a CDS encoding TorF family putative porin: MLTSFRGLTAPLLAGCAFVATPAFAAETAADDSLLSEPSAASVEALPDAAPAAADNVVDPVVDQASIALAAVERDAYIPTDDQANSVGDESGFELSGNVALVSDYRFRGVSFSDGDFALQGGIDLGHSSGFYIGTWASSISGGSPYGELELDVYAGWSGDISDGVTVDVGLLYYIYPTEGELANLLGVETDYFEPYASISTTLGPVGATLGVAYAWDQDSLGGSDNLYIYTDFEAGIPNTPLTLTAHLGYTDGVFATSGSGESFDWGLGISAAVGENLSIGFNYVDTEGPSIEDFTDAGFFVTIGYSM; this comes from the coding sequence ATGCTTACGTCCTTTCGCGGTCTGACCGCGCCTCTCCTCGCCGGTTGCGCCTTTGTGGCAACCCCGGCATTCGCCGCAGAAACCGCTGCGGACGATTCTCTTCTCTCCGAACCGTCGGCTGCTTCTGTTGAAGCCTTGCCTGATGCTGCTCCGGCGGCTGCGGACAATGTGGTCGACCCCGTTGTCGACCAGGCTAGCATCGCTCTCGCAGCAGTAGAGCGCGACGCCTATATTCCGACCGACGACCAGGCCAATTCGGTAGGCGACGAAAGCGGGTTCGAGCTTTCGGGCAATGTCGCTCTCGTCTCTGACTACCGTTTCCGCGGCGTGTCCTTCTCCGATGGTGACTTCGCGCTGCAAGGCGGGATCGACCTTGGCCACTCAAGCGGCTTCTACATCGGCACCTGGGCGTCGTCGATTTCCGGCGGCTCACCGTATGGCGAGCTCGAGCTTGACGTTTATGCCGGCTGGAGCGGTGACATTTCCGACGGAGTAACTGTCGACGTCGGCCTGCTTTACTACATCTATCCGACCGAAGGCGAACTGGCGAACCTGCTGGGCGTGGAGACGGATTATTTCGAACCCTACGCGTCGATTTCGACGACGCTCGGCCCGGTCGGCGCCACACTTGGCGTCGCTTACGCCTGGGACCAGGACTCGCTGGGCGGGTCGGACAACCTCTATATCTACACCGACTTCGAAGCGGGTATCCCCAACACCCCGCTCACGCTGACCGCTCACCTCGGCTATACCGATGGCGTGTTCGCTACCTCGGGTAGCGGGGAATCCTTCGACTGGGGGCTGGGTATCTCGGCCGCTGTCGGCGAGAACCTCAGCATCGGCTTCAACTATGTCGATACCGAAGGCCCTTCGATCGAAGACTTCACCGATGCCGGTTTCTTCGTGACGATTGGCTACAGCATGTAA
- a CDS encoding metallophosphoesterase gives MLKSIRNLFRAKPESPSASVPDGTRYYVIGDIHGCNDLFETLILAIEEEAAAAPHLDVRVVLLGDLVDRGPDSRSVIANAREWQRRRRVDILAGNHEEMFVKSFKDTKVLRHFIRHGGRETILSYGVSEKKYNNADLDELQKLMRKNVPKDDLQFLKTFEEMIIAGDYVFVHAGIKPGVELENQKRDDLLWIRERFLEHDGQHPLHVVHGHTIFEDIDVRANRIGIDTGAFRFGRLTALVLEGTTRRVIQAVETDGAISVEKKETLV, from the coding sequence ATGCTCAAATCGATCAGGAACCTCTTCCGGGCCAAGCCCGAATCACCCAGCGCGTCCGTGCCGGACGGCACCCGTTATTATGTGATCGGTGATATCCATGGCTGCAACGACCTGTTCGAAACCCTGATTCTGGCGATCGAGGAAGAGGCTGCCGCAGCACCCCATCTCGATGTCCGGGTTGTCTTGCTCGGCGACCTCGTCGACCGCGGCCCCGATAGCCGCAGCGTCATCGCCAATGCGCGCGAATGGCAACGGCGCCGCCGGGTCGATATCCTGGCCGGTAATCATGAAGAGATGTTCGTGAAGTCGTTCAAGGATACCAAGGTCCTGCGGCACTTCATCCGGCACGGCGGGCGCGAGACAATCCTGAGCTACGGCGTGTCCGAGAAGAAATACAACAATGCGGATCTCGATGAGCTGCAGAAGCTCATGCGCAAGAACGTCCCGAAGGACGACCTGCAATTTCTCAAGACCTTCGAGGAAATGATTATCGCGGGCGACTATGTCTTCGTACATGCCGGGATCAAGCCGGGGGTCGAACTGGAAAACCAGAAGCGCGACGACCTGCTATGGATTCGCGAACGCTTCCTCGAACACGATGGTCAGCACCCGCTGCATGTCGTGCATGGTCATACAATCTTTGAGGATATCGATGTACGGGCCAATCGCATCGGGATCGACACCGGGGCATTCCGCTTCGGTCGACTGACCGCACTCGTGCTGGAAGGCACGACGCGGCGGGTGATCCAGGCAGTTGAAACGGACGGCGCGATCTCCGTCGAGAAAAAGGAAACGCTGGTATGA
- a CDS encoding VOC family protein: MVKYLHTMIRVSDPEATVDFFKLIGLEEVRRFDNEKGRFTLIFLAAPGQEGAAEVELTYNWPPEDGSAPEEYVGGRNFGHLAYRVENIYETCQRMMDAGVTINRPPRDGHMAFVRSPDGISIELLQEGNLPPQEPWASMENSGTW; encoded by the coding sequence ATGGTCAAATATCTGCACACCATGATCCGCGTGAGCGACCCGGAAGCCACCGTCGATTTCTTCAAGCTGATCGGGCTGGAGGAAGTGCGGCGCTTCGACAACGAGAAGGGACGTTTCACGCTCATCTTCCTTGCAGCGCCGGGGCAAGAAGGGGCTGCAGAGGTCGAACTCACCTACAATTGGCCGCCGGAAGATGGCAGCGCGCCGGAAGAATATGTCGGGGGTCGCAATTTCGGCCATCTCGCCTATCGGGTCGAGAATATCTACGAGACCTGTCAGCGAATGATGGACGCCGGCGTAACGATCAATCGTCCGCCGCGTGACGGGCATATGGCCTTCGTACGTTCGCCCGACGGCATATCCATCGAACTGCTGCAGGAAGGCAATTTGCCCCCTCAGGAGCCTTGGGCGAGCATGGAAAACAGCGGTACCTGGTAG
- a CDS encoding SIMPL domain-containing protein: MTEVGATADGSGTQGFFDATAKRWLGTAAVVSFGLIAGGYLLGDGLLRAKEAERSVTVRGLAERDVTANLATWTISYSSSSSDLAGAQAKVRRDTDTIKTFFEELGFPDDALQPTGANVSSYTSDGVTSYTVRQRLALRTDDIERAQKAVSRQFDLVSKGVFLEEGSGMSYSFTDLNKIKPEMVAEATRDARAAAEQFAEDSGTHVGGIRDATQGYFTIEARDGEAGGWGVADSPFKKVRVVTTIDFSIG; the protein is encoded by the coding sequence ATGACTGAAGTGGGTGCAACGGCAGATGGTTCCGGTACGCAAGGATTTTTCGACGCCACTGCCAAGCGATGGCTCGGAACGGCGGCTGTTGTTTCATTCGGACTGATAGCTGGCGGGTATTTGCTGGGCGATGGCCTCCTCCGAGCGAAGGAGGCGGAGCGATCTGTAACGGTCCGCGGCCTGGCCGAACGCGATGTGACGGCCAATCTTGCGACATGGACGATCAGCTACTCCAGCAGCTCCAGTGACCTGGCCGGGGCGCAGGCCAAGGTCCGGCGCGATACCGATACCATCAAGACCTTCTTCGAGGAGCTTGGGTTTCCCGACGATGCTTTGCAGCCGACCGGGGCCAATGTCTCCAGCTACACGAGCGACGGCGTGACGAGTTACACCGTTCGGCAACGCTTGGCTCTGCGGACTGACGATATTGAGCGGGCTCAGAAAGCGGTGTCCCGCCAATTCGATCTCGTCAGCAAGGGAGTGTTCCTGGAGGAAGGTTCGGGCATGTCCTACAGCTTTACCGACCTCAACAAGATCAAGCCCGAGATGGTGGCGGAAGCGACACGTGACGCGCGTGCGGCGGCAGAACAGTTCGCGGAAGACAGCGGCACCCATGTCGGCGGCATCCGCGATGCGACGCAGGGCTATTTTACTATCGAAGCCCGTGACGGGGAAGCTGGCGGCTGGGGCGTCGCGGATTCGCCATTCAAGAAGGTCAGGGTCGTTACCACGATCGATTTTTCGATCGGCTAG
- a CDS encoding TIGR02186 family protein, with the protein MLAFFALTAQSDPVLVPEVSQHKVELRQGFTGTELLLFGAVLDPQGRRMSEEYDIIVVLKGPTQPILLREKQQIGGIWMNAESMDFRSAPSYFAVASNRPIDRIVDDRTAAIFEFGTDFIQLSPSGTIDPEEQARFRDGLVDLRQRLGLYKQDFRGVQLREGVLYQARIALPSNVHAGTYTAETFAVSRGRVIASAIAEVEVEKVGFERFVETAALYWSFLYGLVAIGLSVGMGWLAGRLFAMI; encoded by the coding sequence ATGCTGGCATTCTTTGCGCTGACTGCGCAAAGCGACCCGGTGCTGGTGCCCGAGGTTTCGCAGCACAAGGTCGAACTGCGACAGGGCTTTACTGGTACGGAACTGCTGCTGTTTGGAGCGGTGCTCGACCCGCAAGGACGGCGGATGAGCGAGGAATACGACATTATCGTCGTCCTCAAGGGGCCGACCCAGCCGATCCTGTTGCGCGAGAAGCAGCAGATCGGCGGTATCTGGATGAACGCGGAGAGCATGGATTTCCGCTCTGCGCCGTCCTATTTTGCGGTTGCTTCGAACCGTCCCATTGACCGGATCGTGGATGACCGCACTGCGGCGATTTTCGAATTCGGGACGGATTTCATCCAGCTTTCTCCCAGTGGTACGATCGACCCGGAAGAACAGGCCCGCTTTCGTGACGGGCTGGTCGACTTGCGGCAACGCCTGGGGCTCTACAAGCAGGACTTCCGCGGGGTCCAGCTTCGCGAAGGGGTGCTGTACCAGGCGCGCATTGCACTGCCTTCGAATGTCCATGCGGGGACCTACACGGCAGAAACGTTCGCTGTCAGCAGGGGACGTGTGATTGCCTCTGCCATAGCCGAAGTCGAGGTGGAGAAGGTTGGCTTCGAGCGCTTCGTGGAAACGGCAGCGCTATATTGGTCGTTTCTTTACGGGCTGGTGGCGATCGGTCTCTCGGTCGGCATGGGTTGGCTGGCCGGTCGGCTTTTTGCCATGATCTGA
- a CDS encoding UDP-glucose dehydrogenase family protein, whose amino-acid sequence MKIAMVGSGYVGLVSGACFADFGHDVVCIDKDQSKIDRLHEGIMPIYEPGLDALVESNVKAGRLSFTTDLAEGIKGAQAIFIAVGTPSRRGDGHADLTFVYAVAQEVGENLANEAVIVTKSTVPVGTGDEVERIIRNSGTSQKFSVVSNPEFLREGAAIGDFKRPDRIVIGAEDEFGREVMSEVYRPLFLNEAPILFTSRRSSELIKYAANAFLATKITFINEMADLCEKVGGNVQDVSRGIGMDGRIGAKFLHAGPGYGGSCFPKDTLALLKTAEDYDSPVRIVEAVVKVNDSRKRAMGRKVLDALGGMDAARGKKVALLGLTFKPNTDDMRDSPAIAVAQTLTDAGVEVAAYDPEGMEQARPLMPEVTMVDDPYAAIEGADAVAIVTEWDAFRALDLDRVKELAKSPVLVDLRNIYQPDDVRGRGFEYVSIGRP is encoded by the coding sequence ATGAAAATCGCGATGGTCGGTTCGGGCTATGTCGGCCTTGTGTCCGGAGCCTGTTTCGCCGATTTCGGCCATGATGTGGTTTGCATCGACAAGGATCAGTCGAAGATCGATCGCCTGCACGAAGGCATCATGCCGATCTACGAGCCCGGGCTCGACGCGCTCGTCGAAAGCAATGTGAAAGCCGGACGGCTCAGCTTCACCACGGATCTGGCAGAAGGCATCAAGGGTGCACAGGCAATCTTCATTGCCGTTGGCACCCCCAGTCGCCGGGGCGATGGCCATGCCGACCTTACTTTCGTCTATGCGGTGGCGCAGGAAGTGGGCGAGAACCTTGCCAACGAGGCTGTGATCGTGACCAAGTCGACAGTCCCCGTCGGCACAGGTGATGAGGTCGAGCGGATCATCCGCAATAGCGGCACCAGCCAGAAGTTCTCGGTCGTCTCCAACCCCGAATTCTTGCGCGAAGGCGCTGCCATTGGCGATTTCAAGCGCCCCGACCGCATAGTCATCGGCGCAGAGGACGAATTCGGCCGCGAGGTCATGAGTGAAGTCTATCGCCCGCTGTTCCTCAACGAAGCGCCGATCCTGTTCACCAGCCGTCGCTCGAGCGAGCTGATCAAATACGCCGCCAACGCCTTCCTTGCGACCAAGATCACCTTCATCAACGAGATGGCGGACCTGTGCGAAAAGGTTGGTGGCAATGTGCAGGATGTCAGTCGCGGCATCGGCATGGATGGCCGCATCGGCGCAAAGTTTCTGCATGCGGGGCCCGGTTATGGCGGCTCTTGCTTTCCCAAGGACACGCTGGCGCTGCTCAAGACCGCCGAGGATTACGACAGTCCGGTGCGTATCGTGGAAGCTGTGGTCAAGGTCAACGACAGCCGCAAGCGCGCGATGGGCCGCAAGGTGCTCGACGCGCTGGGCGGCATGGACGCCGCGCGCGGCAAGAAGGTCGCGCTGCTCGGCCTGACCTTCAAGCCCAACACCGACGACATGCGCGATAGCCCGGCGATTGCCGTGGCGCAGACGCTGACCGATGCCGGGGTCGAGGTTGCGGCCTACGATCCCGAAGGCATGGAGCAGGCCCGCCCGCTGATGCCGGAAGTGACCATGGTCGACGATCCCTACGCCGCCATCGAAGGCGCGGATGCGGTCGCCATCGTCACCGAATGGGACGCCTTCCGCGCGCTCGATCTCGACCGGGTCAAGGAACTGGCGAAATCGCCGGTGCTGGTCGACCTGCGCAATATCTACCAACCCGACGACGTGCGCGGGCGCGGGTTTGAGTATGTGAGTATCGGGCGACCCTAA
- a CDS encoding sulfite exporter TauE/SafE family protein encodes MDVYLPIANLSVNGLVIIALGVLTGILSGLFGVGGGFLTTPLLIFYGISPTVAAASAATQVTGASVSGVLAHQRAGGVDYRMGAVLVVGGILGAMVGALLFRLLQSLGQIDVVINVLYVLMLGTIGSLMLREALDAIFARRRGSEPVAAKRRHHPLVASLPYRWRFYRSGLYISPLAPLILGFLVGILTMLMGVGGGFMLVPAMLYILGMSGRVVVGTSLFNILFVTMATTMTHALTTKAVDLILAGLLLIGSVMGAQFGTKIALKARPDILRLVLASIVILIALRMLFGLGVAPDEIYSVTLL; translated from the coding sequence ATGGACGTCTATCTCCCTATCGCCAATCTCTCAGTCAATGGACTGGTGATCATTGCGCTTGGCGTACTGACAGGGATCCTGTCCGGACTGTTCGGTGTTGGCGGCGGCTTTCTCACAACGCCGCTGCTGATTTTCTACGGCATTTCGCCAACAGTGGCCGCCGCCTCGGCCGCAACGCAGGTAACCGGGGCCAGCGTCTCCGGCGTGCTGGCGCATCAGCGGGCAGGCGGGGTCGATTATCGCATGGGCGCAGTGCTTGTCGTGGGCGGCATCCTGGGGGCAATGGTGGGGGCTCTGCTGTTCCGGTTGCTGCAGTCGCTCGGCCAGATCGATGTCGTCATCAATGTGCTCTACGTCCTGATGCTGGGCACAATCGGCTCGCTCATGCTCCGCGAAGCGCTTGACGCGATATTTGCTCGCAGACGTGGCAGCGAACCCGTGGCAGCCAAGCGTCGCCACCATCCGCTGGTAGCCTCGCTACCCTATCGCTGGCGGTTCTATCGTAGCGGGCTCTACATCTCTCCTCTGGCACCTTTGATCCTTGGATTTCTTGTCGGCATACTGACCATGCTGATGGGTGTCGGTGGTGGTTTCATGCTGGTCCCGGCCATGCTGTACATTCTCGGCATGAGCGGGCGGGTCGTGGTCGGCACATCGCTGTTCAACATCCTGTTCGTAACCATGGCGACGACAATGACTCACGCCCTCACGACCAAGGCAGTTGACCTGATCCTTGCGGGCCTGTTGCTGATCGGATCAGTCATGGGGGCACAGTTCGGTACCAAGATCGCTCTGAAGGCCCGCCCGGATATCCTGCGTCTGGTGCTGGCATCGATCGTGATCCTGATCGCCCTGCGGATGCTGTTCGGACTGGGCGTGGCACCGGACGAAATCTATTCGGTGACCTTGTTGTGA
- the nhaA gene encoding Na+/H+ antiporter NhaA produces the protein MIDPLPKPIVKPLARAFAPVRALFVSDASAGVLLILVAAAAMIVANSPLAAAYEQLFYGELRWTPIAKLDDLHLWINDGLMAVFFFVVGLEVKRELICGQLSSPEQRRLPVLAAMAGMAVPALIYVFVVGIDSPLVRGWAIPAATDIAFAMGVLGLLGSRVPASLRLFLLTVAIVDDIGAVLVIAAFYTANLKLMWLGVAAVVFAVMVGMNHFKVDRIWPYILVALVLWVAVLFSGVHATIAGVLAALTIPMHRQDGHSLLEKLEHGLAPWSAYLVVPIFGFANAGVNFDGIGMEQVLAPLPLAIAAGLVVGKQVGIFGIIVAAVKLGFAKAPENANWVEIWGVSILTGIGFTMSLFISGLAFTESRLLIDEAKIGILGGSLVSAVIGYVILRLTTTHPEEKPSEFVTP, from the coding sequence ATGATTGACCCTCTCCCCAAGCCTATCGTCAAGCCGCTGGCGCGTGCATTTGCGCCTGTCCGCGCCCTGTTCGTGAGCGATGCTTCTGCCGGCGTCCTGCTGATCCTCGTCGCTGCAGCAGCGATGATCGTCGCCAATTCGCCGCTGGCCGCTGCTTATGAACAATTGTTCTACGGAGAGTTGCGCTGGACACCGATTGCCAAGCTGGATGACCTGCATCTGTGGATCAACGACGGACTGATGGCGGTGTTTTTCTTCGTCGTCGGGCTGGAAGTGAAACGCGAACTCATCTGCGGGCAGCTCTCAAGCCCCGAACAACGTCGCTTGCCCGTTCTCGCCGCGATGGCCGGCATGGCAGTTCCCGCCCTGATCTATGTCTTCGTGGTGGGGATCGACAGCCCGCTGGTACGCGGCTGGGCAATCCCGGCAGCAACCGATATCGCGTTTGCCATGGGTGTCCTGGGCCTGCTGGGGAGCCGAGTGCCCGCTTCGCTGCGGCTGTTTCTGCTGACCGTCGCCATCGTCGATGACATCGGTGCCGTGCTGGTAATTGCCGCATTCTACACGGCCAATCTCAAGCTCATGTGGCTGGGTGTGGCCGCCGTAGTCTTTGCCGTGATGGTTGGCATGAACCATTTCAAGGTCGACCGTATCTGGCCCTACATCCTTGTGGCCCTGGTGCTGTGGGTCGCAGTGCTGTTCTCCGGCGTCCACGCCACCATTGCCGGCGTGCTGGCAGCGCTGACCATTCCGATGCACCGGCAGGACGGGCACTCGTTGCTCGAAAAGCTGGAGCATGGCTTGGCACCCTGGAGCGCCTATCTCGTTGTGCCGATCTTCGGCTTTGCCAATGCGGGCGTAAATTTCGACGGTATCGGGATGGAGCAAGTGCTGGCCCCGCTGCCGCTGGCGATTGCTGCGGGTCTAGTTGTCGGCAAACAAGTGGGGATCTTCGGCATTATCGTCGCCGCCGTGAAGCTGGGCTTCGCCAAGGCACCCGAGAATGCCAACTGGGTGGAGATCTGGGGCGTGAGCATCCTGACCGGGATCGGCTTTACCATGTCGCTGTTCATCAGCGGCCTGGCTTTCACCGAGAGCCGCCTGCTAATCGACGAAGCCAAGATCGGCATCCTCGGTGGGTCGCTGGTCTCAGCGGTCATCGGCTATGTGATCCTGCGGCTAACGACAACGCACCCGGAAGAGAAACCGAGCGAATTCGTCACGCCCTGA
- a CDS encoding glycosyl transferase family protein, whose translation MYLAGFSAGEWLLLIQHELLLFAGLFFLIGALDELAIDLVWLWLWLRGRAQSAQIDPSRNALPLKGPVAVLVPAWDEEKVIATTIGHALEAWPQEGLTLYVGCYRNDPATIAAAASAAPGDRRLRLVILERDGPSTKADCLNRLYEALEQDELRRGQGYRMVLLHDAEDMVDAEALPLLDRALEDTDFVQLPVLPVAQPGSRWIGSHYCEEFAEAHGKAMVVRDAIGAGLPSAGVGCAVARSQLADLARQRGSGHPFAADSLTEDYELGLAIARNGGRMCFLRARNRDGRLIATRACFPSGIAAAVRQKTRWLHGIAFQGWDRLGWSRSPVESWMRIRDRRGPFTALVLAIAYLLLVLTAASLTASAIGLAPAIRLSLVLKALLLFNLASLVWRAFFRFAFTAREYGLVEGLRSILRIPVANVIAIMAGRRAFAAYLGVLSGNAVRWDKTEHHHHAAQLKQDEVRA comes from the coding sequence TTGTATCTCGCAGGTTTTTCTGCGGGCGAATGGCTGCTTCTCATCCAGCATGAATTGCTGCTTTTTGCCGGACTATTTTTCCTCATTGGTGCACTCGACGAGCTAGCGATCGATTTGGTGTGGCTGTGGCTGTGGCTGCGTGGGCGTGCGCAATCGGCGCAAATTGACCCGTCGCGTAATGCCTTGCCTTTAAAGGGGCCGGTAGCGGTTCTGGTTCCAGCCTGGGACGAAGAAAAAGTCATCGCGACCACCATCGGCCACGCGTTGGAAGCATGGCCGCAAGAAGGCCTCACACTCTATGTCGGATGTTATCGCAACGATCCGGCAACGATTGCGGCAGCTGCTTCGGCTGCGCCGGGCGACCGGCGCCTGCGGCTGGTAATCCTCGAACGCGACGGCCCATCGACCAAGGCCGATTGCCTCAACCGACTGTATGAAGCGCTGGAGCAGGATGAGCTGCGCCGGGGCCAGGGCTATCGGATGGTCCTGTTGCACGATGCCGAGGACATGGTCGATGCCGAGGCCTTGCCGCTGCTTGACCGCGCGTTGGAAGATACAGACTTTGTCCAGCTACCGGTGCTGCCGGTGGCCCAGCCCGGATCCCGCTGGATTGGAAGCCATTACTGCGAGGAGTTCGCCGAAGCACACGGCAAGGCCATGGTCGTGCGCGATGCGATCGGCGCTGGGCTTCCCTCGGCCGGGGTCGGTTGCGCTGTTGCTAGGTCGCAACTGGCCGATCTCGCCAGACAACGCGGCAGCGGACACCCCTTTGCCGCTGACAGCCTTACCGAAGATTACGAACTCGGCCTCGCCATTGCACGCAATGGTGGGCGAATGTGCTTCCTGCGTGCCCGGAACCGCGATGGCAGGCTGATAGCAACCCGAGCCTGCTTCCCCTCCGGCATTGCTGCTGCCGTACGCCAGAAGACACGATGGCTGCACGGTATCGCATTCCAGGGCTGGGACCGTCTCGGCTGGAGCCGTTCGCCAGTGGAAAGCTGGATGCGCATACGCGATCGACGCGGTCCCTTTACGGCCCTTGTCCTCGCAATTGCCTATCTCTTGCTGGTCCTGACTGCTGCCAGCTTGACGGCGTCAGCGATTGGGCTGGCACCCGCCATCCGGCTGAGCCTGGTACTCAAGGCGCTTCTGCTGTTCAACCTGGCGAGCCTTGTGTGGAGGGCGTTCTTCCGCTTTGCCTTCACCGCTCGTGAATATGGGCTGGTTGAAGGCTTGCGGTCCATTTTGCGGATTCCAGTGGCCAATGTCATCGCCATCATGGCCGGACGCCGCGCCTTTGCCGCCTACCTAGGAGTATTGTCGGGCAACGCCGTCAGGTGGGACAAGACTGAACACCATCACCATGCCGCGCAGCTCAAGCAGGACGAGGTGCGCGCTTGA